The DNA segment GAGCCGTCCAGGGCGCGGACCAGGTCGGCGCGCAGCCGGGCGGCCTCGGGCAGCGAGCCGTACTCGGCGGCGACCCGCCAGTCGAGCAGCAGCACCGAGCCGTCCCCCGCCCCCTCCACAGCTACGTCCTGCGGCAGCCGCAGGGTGCGCAGCTCGGCGGTGCGGACGGTGAGCCGGTGCACGGCGAGGACACCGGCGACGGCGGGCAGCACGGCACTCTGGTCGGGTACGGCGATGAGCAGCTCGACGCCGAGGGGCTCGGGCGCGCCGGGCGGTTCCTCGGCGGGCACCGGCTCGCTGCGGGCGCGCAGCGCGAGCACCGGGCCGCCGGTGCGGAACGCCTCGACGGCCAGGCGTTCCTCCTCGGCGGTGGGCGCGGCGGGCGCGGGCTCGTCCGGGACGTCTCCGGCGAGCAGCGCCCCGACGCGGCGGACCAGGTCGGCGACGAGGGAGCCGCGCCAGGAGGACCAGGCGGCGGGGCCGGTGGCGAGGGCGTCGGCCTCGGTCAGGGCGTGCAGGAGTTCCAGGGTGCCCTGCGTGCCGACGGCGTCGGCGACGGAGCGGACCGTGGCGGGGTCGTCCAGGTCGCGGCGGGTGGCCGTGTCGACCAGCAGGAGGTGGTGGCGGACCAGCGTCGCCAGGACGGCGGCGTCCTCGGCGTCGAAGCCGATGCGGGTGGCCACGTCCTTGGCGATGATCTCGCCGGCCACCGAGTGGTCGCCGGGCCAGCCCTTGCCGATGTCGTGCAGCAGGGCCGCGACCAGGAGGAGGTCCGGGCGGTGCACATGCCGGGTGAGGGCGGCGGCGCGGACGGCGGTCTCGATCAGATGGCGGTCGACGGTCCAGACGTGGACCGCGTTGCGCTGGGGGCGGCAGCGGACCCGTTCCCAGTCCGGGAGCAGCCCGCTGATCAGCCCCTCGGCCTCCAGCGCCTCCCAGACCTCGACGGTGGGGCGGCCGGAGCCGAGCAGGGTGACCAGTTGCTCGCGGGCCTCGGCGGGCCAGGGCGTGGGCAGCGGGCGGGCGGCCGCGGCCAGGCGTCGTACGGCGTACGGGGAGAGCGGGAGGCCCGCCTGGGCGGCGGCGGCCGCGGCGCGCAGCGGGAGCACGGGGTCGCGTTCGGGGCGGGCGGCGCGGGCGAGCACCACCTCGCCGTCCTGTTCCACCACGCCCTCGGCGAGCGGGGACCGCTCGGCGACCTGCTTGCCGCCGCCCAGCATGGCGCGCAGGCGCGGGCGTACCGCGCGCGAGCGGAGCACGCGCCCCACCTCGCGCCAGGTGACGTCCGCGGCGTAGGAGATGACACGGGCCGCCTCGTAGACCTGCCGGAGCAGGACGTCGGCGTCGAGCAGGCCCAGTTCGGCCGCGACCTGGTCCTGTTCCTGGAGGGCGAGCCGGTCGGTGGCGCGGCCGGTGCTCAGATGGAGGGCGTCGCGGACGTCGAGCAGGGTGCGGCGGGCCTCGGCCAGGCCCTCGCGGGGGGCGTCGGCGAGCCAGGAGGCGGCGACGGCGCGCAGGGCGGTGGCGTCGCGCAGGCCGCCGCGGGCCTCCTTGAGGTCGGGTTCCAGGAGGAACCGCAGCTCGCCCTGGCGGTCGGCGCGTTCGTCGCACAGCTCTTTCAGCTCGGGCAGCCGTTTGGGGGCCTGGTTGCGCCAGTCGGCGAGGACGGCGGTGCGCAGCCCGGCGGTCAGGCCGAGGTCGCCGGCGAGATGGCGGGCGTCCAGCAGGCCGAGCTGCACCTTGAGGTCCTCGCCGGCCGTCCTGCGGGCCTCGGCGAGGGTGCGCACGGAGTGGTCGAGGTCGAGGCCGAGGTCCCAGACGGGGTACCAGAGGCGGTCGGCGAGGGCGGCGACCGCGGTGGGGTCGGAGCCGTCGTGCAGCAGCAGGAGGTCCAGGTCGCTGCGCGGCGACAGCTCGCCGCGGCCGTAGCCGCCGACCGCGACGAGGGAGATGCCCTGGGGTTTCCCGGCCCCCGCGGTGAAGAGTCCGGCGAGCCAGTCGTCGGTCAGTTCGGCGAGGGCGGCGCGGCGCGGCGGCCCGGTCCGCGCCCCCTCGGTGAGGAGGCGCAGCCGGGCCGCCGCGTAGCCGCCGGGTCCGGGGCTCTCGGCCGATGTCCGCTCATCCGTTCCCGTCACCCAGCGACTCCTGTTCCGTTCCGGTGTTCCAGGACTGATCTCAGAGGGCGTCCGGGCCGCGTTCCCCGGTGCGCACGCGTACGGCCGTCTCGACCGGGACCGACCAGACCTTGCCGTCGCCGATCTTGCCGGTGCGGGCGGCCTTGACGATGGCCTCGATCAGTTCCTCGGCGTCGTCGTCCTCGGTGAGGACCTCGATGCGGATCTTGGGGACCAGGTCGACGGTGTACTCCGCGCCGCGGTAGACCTCGGTGTGGCCCCGTTGCCGACCGTAGCCGCTGGCCTCGGTGACCGTCAGTCCGTGGACGCCGAAGGACTGAAGGGCCTCTTTGATCTCGTCGAGCCGGTACGGCTTGACGACGGCCGTGATGAGCTTCATGCGTCCACCTTCTTGGTCTGCTTCCCGCTCTTCTTGTCGCCCTGATTCTCCGGCTGCTTCCCGCCGCTCGCGCCGGCCGCGGCGGAGAGGGCGGAGCCGAGGACGCCGCCGCCCGCGCCGCTGTAGTCGTAGGCGCTCTCGGCGTGCTCGGCGCGGTCGATGCCGGAGACCTCCTCGTCCTGGCTGATCCGCATCCCGATGGTCTTGTCGAGGAGGAAGGCGAGGACGGCGGAGACGATCAGGGAGTAGGCGAGGACGCCGCCGACGCCGGCGCACTGCTTCCACAGCTGGGTGAAGGAGTGGTCGCCGTAGAAGACGCCGGTGGCGGTGGACTGGCCCTTGCCGCTGGCGAAGAAGCCGATCAGCAGGGAGCCGATGATGCCGCCGACCATGTGGACGCCGACGACGTCGAGGGAGTCGTCGTAGCCGAAGCGAAACTTCAGTCCGACGGCCGCGGCGCAGGCGACACCGGCGATGGCGCCGACCGCGATCGCGCCGAGCGGGGTGACCGCGCCGCCGGAGGGGGTGATGGCGACGAGGCCGGCGACCGCGCCGGAGGCGGCGCCGAGGGTGGTGCAGGCGCCGTGCCGGATCTTCTCGTAGCCGAGCCAGGCGAGCATGGCGGCGGCGGTGGCGATCTGGGTGTTGACGAACATCAGGGGGCCGACGCCGTCGTCGTTGCCGAGCCAGGAGCCGGCGTTGAAGCCGAACCAGCCGAACCACAGCAGACCGGCGCCGAGCATGACCAGGGGCAGGCTGTGCGGGCGCATCGGGTCCTTCTTGAAGCCGACGCGCTTGCCGATGACGAGGATGACGCCGAGGGCGGCGGCACCGGCGTTGATGTGGACCGCCGTACCGCCGGCGAAGTCGATCACGCCCAGTTCGTAGGCCCAGCCGCCGGTGCCCCAGACCCAGTGGGCGACGGGGAAGTAGACGAGGGTGACCCACAGCACGAGGAAGACGGCCCAGGCGCTGAACTTCACCCGGTCGGCGAGGGCGCCGCTGATGAGGGCCGGTGTGATGATCGCGAACATCATCTGGAAGACGGCGAAGACGAAGACCGGAATGGTGTAACCCGGCCACAGGTCCATCTTGCCGATGCCGGTCCAGCCGACGAAGTCGGAGGTCCAGCCGATCAGGGAGCCGTGGTCCGTGCCGAAGCTCATCGAGAAGCCGTAGAGCACCCACAGAATGGTGACGATGCCCATGCTGATGAAGCTCATCATCAGCATGTTCAGGGTGCTCTTGACGCGGACCATGCCTCCGTAGAAGAAGGCCAGGCCCGGGGTCATGAGCAGCACCAGGGCGGAAGCAATGAGCATGAAGCCTGTGTTGGCGGACGACAGCTTGGGTGCGTCCGCCGCAAGCATGATGGCTGGGGCCATCGGCGTCTCCTCGTCGATCGGGGCGCCCCGTGCGGGCGGTGCCTCGGCGGTCCGGTGGGTGATGTGGGGGCCGGTATGCGCCAGAGACTGACGTAGCACCGTTTCCACGGAAGCCACGCGTTGTTTCACCGGGGTGACGAAGACGTCCTGTGTGTTACGTGCCCATGAACCGGCCGCGGCGCGGGCCTCTCGATGACCTGGCGTTGGGGGAGCCGAGTCGGGCGGTTCGGGAGGTCCGGCCGCGGCCGGGGTTCTGGGGCGGGGTCCGGGTCAGACGGCCTCGGACTCGGGGAGGTCGACGGCGAGCTGTTCGGCGAGGTCGACCACGGCACCGAGATCGCCGTGGTCGCGCACGGCCGTGCCGACCGTCTTTCGGATACGGGTGTTCACGCGCTCGGAGCGGACCTTCTTGGCCACGGTCAGCGCCCGCGAGGCGAACTCGGCGCCGGCTTCCGGCTCGTCCTGGAGGAGGTGCACGGTGGCCATGCCGATCAGGTTGAGCGCATACGACCGCTGGTGCTCGCCGTCCTTGGCGAACAGGTCCACCGCGCGGCGCATCAGCGGCTCGGCGAGGGAGGCGTAGGCGGGACTGCGGCCCGCGCTGTAGGCGAGGTCGCGGAAGGAGTGGGAGTTCTCCGCGTACAGCTCGGCCTCGGAGAAGAAGCGGATCCAGTCGGGGTCCGGCTCGTCCCACTCGTCGGCCTCGGAGAAGGTGTCCTCGGCCATGCGCACCGCGCGTTTGGTGCGGCCGGGCTGGCCCATGTTGGCGTAGGCGCGGGCCTCCATCGCATACAGCATGGACTGGGTGCGCGGCCCGGCGCAGTCGCGGCTGCCGTACTGGGCGAGGTGGATCAGCTCCAGGGCGTCGTCGGGCCGGCCGAGGTGGATCATCTGGCGGCTCATGCTGGAGAGGATGTACGAGCCGAGCGGCCGGTCCCCCGCCTCCTTGGCGGCGTGCAGCGCGAGGACGAAGTACTTCTGCGCGGTGGGCTGGAGCCCCACGTCGTACGACATCCAGCCGGCCAGTTCGGCCAGTTCGGCGGCGACCTTGAAGAGCTTGCGGGTGGTGGCCTCGGGCTGGGGTTCCTGGAGCAGGTCGGTGACCTCGTGCAGCTGGCCGACGACGGCCTTGCGGCGCAGTCCGCCGCCGCACTGGGCGTCCCACTGGCGGAACATCTTGGTGGTGGACTCCAGCAGCTCCAGCTCCGGCTTGGAGAGGCGGCCGGGCCTGCGGGGGTCGAGGGCGGGTTCGGGGGCGGGCGCGGCCGGGGTGCCGGGGGTGGGCACGAGCCAGCGCTGCATGGGCTCGATCAGGGTGGGGCCCGCGGACAGCGCGAGGGAGGTGCCGAGGAAGCCGCGCCGGGCGAGCATCAGGTCGCTGCGGGAGAACTCGCCGAGCTGGGCGATGGTCTGGGGGCCGGTCCAGGGCAGGTCGACCCCGGAGGCGGCGGTCGACTGGCGGGCGGCGCGCAGGCCCAGGTCCTCGATGGAGACCACGCAGCCGAAGCGCTCGGAGAACAGCTCGGAGAGGATGCGCGGGATCGGTTCGCGCGGGTTCTCGCCGTCCAGCCAGCGGCGCACCCGGGAGGTGTCGGTGGAGATGTGGTTGGCACCTAACTGGCGTGCCCTGCGGTTCACTTGGCGGGCCAGCTCGCCCTTGGACCAGCCGCTGCGCACGAACCACGAGCCGAGCAGCTCATTGGGGCGCTTGTCAGCGTTTGCAGCGCTTGTCCCGCTTCCGCCATTGCCGCCCACTGGAACGCCCCCATCCCTGAGACCCCTTGGCCGCCGAGTGCGCCAAGCCCTATCAGAATGCCGGTAAATACGGTCCGGCGTCCCCCGGTTCCCAGCCTTCGAACGCGATACCGAGCCGCTCTCGGGGCATTTCCGGGTTACCGCCGAGTCGCTTCCGTGGGGCACCCGGGTTGCCCCGGGCATACCCACAGGCGCATGTGCCCCGAGGATTCCGCACACTCACAGTAACCCCCTGATCACCGGCTCAGCCACGCGGATCAGAGAAACGCCACCATTCGCCACCCCTTCGAATGAACTCCCGTTCCGTCGCACGCGATTCACTTGACACAGGAAGAACGGAAGCGGGCGGAGCGATGCACAAAGGGGCGCGTGGATCCCGGTGCGCCACCCGCCGTGCTTCAGAGCGCCGCCCCGGTTCCGTCACGGCGAGGGCGGTCGGAGCCGTAGCGTTACGTTCCGCTTCCGTCTCGTTCCGTGTCGTAACCACCGGCGCGCTGGACCCGTTGGAGGGGGCATGGGCTTCACGATCGGCGGCATTCGCGAGATCCGTTCCGGCACGCGTCGGCGTGGCCGGTCCGCGGAGTGCACCACCGTCGCCGAGTTCACCGGGCTGTGGGGCTGGGACGTGGTGCCGGGCGCGCGGGCCGCGGCGGGCGCCTGCTCCTGCGGGTTCGAGGACTGCCCGGAGCCGGGCGCGCATCCGCTCGACTTCGCGCCCGAGGTGCCGGCCGGGGCCACGCTCGACGACGTGGCCAAGGCGTGGGCGGAGTGCCCGGGCGCCTCGGTGCTGCTCCCGGTGGGCCGCTCGTTCGACGTCGTGGAGGTCTCCGAGCCGGCCGGCCGGCGCGCCCTGGTGCGGCTGGAGCGGATGGGTCTGCCGCTGGGCCCGGTGGCCGTGACCCCGGAGGGCCGGGCGCACTTCTTCGTGGCCCCGGGCGCCGCGGCCGAGCTGCCCCGGCTGCTGTACCGCATGGGCTGGGACGACCCGCGCACCCTCGATCTGCGCGGCCTCGGGTCCGGTACGTACATCACCGCGCCGCCCTGCGACCGGGGCGGCCGGGGCCCGGTGCGCTGGCTGCGCCCGCCCGCCCTCGACTCCGCGACCCGCCCCCGGCGGCCCGGCTGCTGCTGGGGACGCTGGCCTATGTGGCGCACCGGTCGCGGTGGCGGGCGTAGGGACGCCGGGAAAGCGGCCGGCGCACGGCCCGGAAAAGCGAAGTGCCCGTCCTCGACTGCACCTTGAGGGCGGGCACTTCTTCGTCTCGGACGGTCGTCCGGCGACGGTCAGTCTCCGATCAGCGCGTCCACGAACGCCTCGGGCTCGAACGGCGCCAGGTCGTCCGCGCCCTCGCCGAGGCCGATCAGCTTGACCGGCACGCCCAGCTCGCGCTGGACGGCGACCACGATGCCGCCCTTGGCCGTGCCGTCCAGCTTGGTCAGCACGATGCCGGTGATGTCCACGACCTCGGCGAACACCCGGGCCTGCACCAGACCGTTCTGCCCGGTGGTGGCGTCCAGGACCAGCAGCACCTCGTCCAGCGGCGCGTGCTTCTCCACCACGCGCTTGACCTTGCCCAGCTCGTCCATGAGACCGGTCTTGGTGTGCAGCCGTCCCGCGGTGTCGATGAGGACGACGTCGACCCCCATCTCCTTGCCCTCCTTCACCGAGTCGAAGGCCACGGAGGCGGGGTCGCCGCCCTCGGGACCGCGCACGGTGTAGGCACCGACCCGCTCGCCCCAGGTCTGCAGCTGGTCGGCGGCGGCGGCACGGAAGGTGTCGGCGGCGCCGAGCACCACGGTGCGGCCGTCGGCGACCAGGACGCGGGCGAGCTTGCCGGTGGTGGTGGTCTTGCCGGTGCCGTTGACGCCGACGACCATCACGATGCCGGGCTTGCGGTCGGCGGGCTCGGTCCTCACCGTGCGGTCGACATCGGTGCCGACCAGCTTGAGGAGTTCCTCGCGCAGCAGGCCGCGCAGCTCCTCGGGGGTGCGGGTGCCGAGCACCTTGACGCGTTCGCGCAGGCTCTCGACCAGTTCCTGGGTGGGCTGCACACCGACGTCGGCGGTGAGCAGGGTGTCCTCGATCTCCTCCCAGGTGTCGTCGTCCAGGTGCTCGCGCGAGAGCAGCGTGAGCAGGCCCTTGCCGAGGGCGTTCTGGGAGCGGGACAGGCGGGTGCGGAGCCGGACCAGCCGGCCCGCGGTGGGCTCCGGGATCTCGATCTCCGGAGCCTCGACGGTGGGGACGGGAGGCTCTTCGACGGCGACCGGCGGGCCGCCCGGGAGATCCACCTCCTCGATCGTCCGGCGGGGTTCGTCGCGCGGCGTCTCGGCCTCTTCGCCGACATGCGGCTCGGCCGGGGGCGCGGTGATGTCGGGCGCCTTCGGGGGCGGCGGGGGCAGCGACTTCCGGCGTCGGGTGCCCACGATCAGCCCGCCGAGCGCGCCGAGCACGACCACGGCGATGACTACAGCAAGGATGATGGTTTCCATAACGCCCCCCAGTATCGGCCATGGGTTCCGCCGGGAGGGGGCTTGTGACTTCCTCCGAGAGACAAACGCCACGTTTGGCGAGGAGTCGGAGCAAAGTACGATGGTCCGGGCTGCGTTGACGCGCGTAGAGTCCGACCGTCCCCTTCCCCCCACCTCTAGGGCACCCTTCCCCATGAGCAAAACCGTCGAGACCGAAGGCGCTCTCGAGACGCGTGGCATCGAGCAGGTCCCGGACCACGAGCGGACCGGCCGGACCCGTGAGCTGTTCCCGACCTGGGTCGGCGCCAACATCAGCGTCCTGCTGCTGACGATGGGCGCGAGCCTCGTCGTGGCG comes from the Streptomyces sp. SUK 48 genome and includes:
- a CDS encoding ammonium transporter gives rise to the protein MAPAIMLAADAPKLSSANTGFMLIASALVLLMTPGLAFFYGGMVRVKSTLNMLMMSFISMGIVTILWVLYGFSMSFGTDHGSLIGWTSDFVGWTGIGKMDLWPGYTIPVFVFAVFQMMFAIITPALISGALADRVKFSAWAVFLVLWVTLVYFPVAHWVWGTGGWAYELGVIDFAGGTAVHINAGAAALGVILVIGKRVGFKKDPMRPHSLPLVMLGAGLLWFGWFGFNAGSWLGNDDGVGPLMFVNTQIATAAAMLAWLGYEKIRHGACTTLGAASGAVAGLVAITPSGGAVTPLGAIAVGAIAGVACAAAVGLKFRFGYDDSLDVVGVHMVGGIIGSLLIGFFASGKGQSTATGVFYGDHSFTQLWKQCAGVGGVLAYSLIVSAVLAFLLDKTIGMRISQDEEVSGIDRAEHAESAYDYSGAGGGVLGSALSAAAGASGGKQPENQGDKKSGKQTKKVDA
- a CDS encoding [protein-PII] uridylyltransferase gives rise to the protein MTGTDERTSAESPGPGGYAAARLRLLTEGARTGPPRRAALAELTDDWLAGLFTAGAGKPQGISLVAVGGYGRGELSPRSDLDLLLLHDGSDPTAVAALADRLWYPVWDLGLDLDHSVRTLAEARRTAGEDLKVQLGLLDARHLAGDLGLTAGLRTAVLADWRNQAPKRLPELKELCDERADRQGELRFLLEPDLKEARGGLRDATALRAVAASWLADAPREGLAEARRTLLDVRDALHLSTGRATDRLALQEQDQVAAELGLLDADVLLRQVYEAARVISYAADVTWREVGRVLRSRAVRPRLRAMLGGGKQVAERSPLAEGVVEQDGEVVLARAARPERDPVLPLRAAAAAAQAGLPLSPYAVRRLAAAARPLPTPWPAEAREQLVTLLGSGRPTVEVWEALEAEGLISGLLPDWERVRCRPQRNAVHVWTVDRHLIETAVRAAALTRHVHRPDLLLVAALLHDIGKGWPGDHSVAGEIIAKDVATRIGFDAEDAAVLATLVRHHLLLVDTATRRDLDDPATVRSVADAVGTQGTLELLHALTEADALATGPAAWSSWRGSLVADLVRRVGALLAGDVPDEPAPAAPTAEEERLAVEAFRTGGPVLALRARSEPVPAEEPPGAPEPLGVELLIAVPDQSAVLPAVAGVLAVHRLTVRTAELRTLRLPQDVAVEGAGDGSVLLLDWRVAAEYGSLPEAARLRADLVRALDGSLDIPGRLAERDAAYPRRRGLLAPPPRVTVAPAASHHATVIEVRAQDAPGLLHRIGMALEKAGVRVRSMHVSTLGANAVDAFYVTTGAGEPLPEQDAGSVARALEETLRAP
- the ftsY gene encoding signal recognition particle-docking protein FtsY, coding for METIILAVVIAVVVLGALGGLIVGTRRRKSLPPPPPKAPDITAPPAEPHVGEEAETPRDEPRRTIEEVDLPGGPPVAVEEPPVPTVEAPEIEIPEPTAGRLVRLRTRLSRSQNALGKGLLTLLSREHLDDDTWEEIEDTLLTADVGVQPTQELVESLRERVKVLGTRTPEELRGLLREELLKLVGTDVDRTVRTEPADRKPGIVMVVGVNGTGKTTTTGKLARVLVADGRTVVLGAADTFRAAAADQLQTWGERVGAYTVRGPEGGDPASVAFDSVKEGKEMGVDVVLIDTAGRLHTKTGLMDELGKVKRVVEKHAPLDEVLLVLDATTGQNGLVQARVFAEVVDITGIVLTKLDGTAKGGIVVAVQRELGVPVKLIGLGEGADDLAPFEPEAFVDALIGD
- a CDS encoding P-II family nitrogen regulator, coding for MKLITAVVKPYRLDEIKEALQSFGVHGLTVTEASGYGRQRGHTEVYRGAEYTVDLVPKIRIEVLTEDDDAEELIEAIVKAARTGKIGDGKVWSVPVETAVRVRTGERGPDAL